In the Panulirus ornatus isolate Po-2019 chromosome 45, ASM3632096v1, whole genome shotgun sequence genome, one interval contains:
- the LOC139762856 gene encoding uncharacterized protein isoform X3: MSDDHPSVVPSALAGDTAGVEAALQRGAPVDEVDEGRTALQHAAAEGLCEIVQLLLYWKADYNKKSTSGDDNGGTAVHLAAEAGHTEVLRQLFTAGAHGEALDHKGRRASHRAAARGQQGSLEVLKSYGCNLEARDHGKATPLHHAAFSGDQGLVRWFVQAGVNTMCKDKNGRLPKDVAKRYGHHSVHRYLKDSGSKKNSMFGMPKVRRSMRENSSHQRRVHESAPPQIEATQISQAMSSPSTDSPDVDPPQVELPSIEAAAPLVSSTVKPSQEDARVSDGSLSPPDSPTRRVVELRAVEPRRRTWSLRSSRGRTSLKSQVEDLTELKMRQEEELDFKEEEIAKLQNQLSRVEHEKGQMEEQLRELGHHLDCQQQQLADSVDSQQQIQVLSVQNEEYQNQLAEKLNREVELLEQDAFHKETIEKLTKEIEHLSLELKTNEEKLLQSQQEASSETDDDEEENSAASKIASLMNEVEHLTYMLNETGQTAISSQEKLEKKIATLKEEDEINKNTIAVLSEKLREAEEKGVSSPDQDERLKELQEQDEVNKHTIATLNAKLQHMMQNLNDQDNKMLTLHKQQHARIEELTEQAEKDQKTISTLMKNADQLSQKLKENQETVSWYQRHHSHLQAQLQLKEKEHEEREKVSHQTIISLKGEMDNVIQRQETDQQKMPYERGATVVALQKREAAQKQTIKALENRLNHLTQKMADAEQASLTVQKEQLETINSLQQRVEQLMQQNSGSGGLEQDDQAKLQEFMEEDYRNKLVIDALNKKVDQLSGELKKNYSNFFSWQAQQKENDKEHEEREAASQQTIAALKQEISHLSQRLATYQSTNS; encoded by the exons ATGAGTGACGACCATCCCTCAGTG GTGCCGAGTGCTCTGGCTGGAGACACAGCTGGGGTGGAGGCAGCACTGCAGAGAGGTGCCCCGGTGGATGAAGTGGATGAAGGTCGCACGGCTCTGCAGCATGCTGCCGCTGAGGGTCTCTGTGAGATTGTGCAGCTCCTCCTTTACTGGAAAGCTGACTACAACAAAAAAAGTACAAGTGGTGATGACAATG GCGGGACAGCAGTACATCTAGCAGCTGAGGCAGGTCATACAGAGGTCCTCAGGCAGCTGTTTACAGCCGGTGCTCATGGGGAGGCTCTGGACCATAAAG GACGAAGAGCATCACACAGGGCAGCTGCCCGAGGCCAGCAGGGGTCCCTGGAAGTACTGAAGAGCTATGGCTGTAACCTAGAGGCTCGTGACCATGGGAAGGCCACACCTCTCCACCATGCTGCCTTCAGTGGTGACCAAGGATTGGTGAGGTGGTTCGTGCAGGCTGGTGTCAACACTATGTGTAAGGATAAGAATGGTCGTCTGCCCAAGGATGTGGCCAAGCGATATGGCCATCACAGTGTTCATCGGTATCTGAAGGACTCTGGCTCAAAGAAGAACAGTATG TTTGGTATGCCGAAAGTACGCAGGAGTATGAGGGAAAATAGCAGCCATCAACGCAGGGTACACGAGAGCGCCCCACCGCAAATAGAAGCAACACAGATATCACAAGCCATGAGCTCACCCTCTACAGATTCTCCAGATGTTGACCCGCCACAGGTGGAGTTGCCTTCCATTGAGGCTGCTGCACCATTAGTTTCCTCCACAGTAAAGCCTTCGCAGGAAGATGCCAGAGTATCAGATGGATCCTTATCACCGCCAGACTCCCCCACTCGCAGAGTTGTAGAATTAAGG GCTGTAGAGCCGCGGCGCAGAACTTGGAGCTTGAGGTCATCAAGGGGCAGGACCAGCCTTAAGAGCCAAGTAGAAGACCTAACAGAACTCAAG ATGAGGCAAGAGGAGGAACTGGATTTCAAAGAAGAGGAAATTGCGAAACTTCAGAATCAGCTGAGCCGTGTGGAGCATGAAAAG GGTCAGATGGAGGAGCAGTTGAGGGAGCTGGGTCATCACCTTGACTGTCAGCAGCAACAACTTGCGGATTCAGTTGACTCACAACAACAAATCCAGGTGCTCTCTGTACAAAACGAGGAGTACCAAAATCAGCTG GCTGAAAAACTGAATAGAGAGGTTGAACTGCTGGAGCAGGATGCTTTTCACAAGGAGACTATTGAGAAACTCACCAAGGAGATTGAACATCTTTCACTGGAACtgaaaacaaacgaagaaaaactTCTCCAGAGTCAA CAGGAGGCCTCAtctgaaactgatgatgatgaagaagagaacTCGGCTGCCTCCAAAATTGCTTCATTGATGAATGAGGTGGAACATTTGACGtacatgttaaatgaaactgGCCAGACAGCAATCAGTAGTCAG gaaaaactggagaagaaAATAGCTACATTGAAGGAAGAAGATGAGATCAACAAGAATACCATTGCTGTGTTGTCAGAGAAGCTGCGAGAAGCTGAGGAGAAAGGGGTTAGCAGCCCT GATCAGGATGAAAGGCTTAAGGAACTGCAAGAGCAGGATGAGGTCAACAAGCACACCATAGCAACTCTCAATGCAAAATTACAACATATGATGCAGAATCTGAACGACCAAGACAACAAGATGCTAACTTTACAT AAGCAGCAGCATGCAAGAATAGAAGAACTGACAGAGCAAGCTGAAAAGGATCAGAAAACCATCTCTACTCTCATGAAAAATGCCGATCAACTGTCACAAAAACTGAAAGAGAACCAAGAAACTGTTTCTTGGTATCAG AGACATCACAGTCATCTGCAAGCCCAATTGCAGCTGAAAGAAAAGGAGCATGAGGAACGTGAGAAGGTCAGCCACCAGACTATCATTTCACTGAAGGGGGAGATGGATAATGTGATCCAGAGGCAGGAGACTGACCAACAGAAAATGCCG TATGAGCGGGGTGCAACAGTGGTGGCACTACAGAAGAGGGAGGCAGCCCAGAAGCAAACCATCAAAGCCCTGGAGAACAGATTGAACCACCTGACACAAAAGATGGCAGATGCCGAGCAGGCATCACTGACTGTTCAG AAGGAGCAGCTGGAGACCATCAACTCACTCCAACAACGGGTGGAGCAGCTGATGCAACAGAATAGTGGATCAGGTGGCCTGGAACAG GATGATCAGGCAAAATTACAAGAATTTATGGAAGAAGACTATAGGAATAAGCTTGTCATAGATGCACTAAATAAAAAGGTTGATCAACTGTCGGGTGAGCTGAAGAAGAATTATTCAAATTTCTTCTCTTGGCAG GCTCagcagaaagaaaatgataaagaacaTGAGGAGcgtgaggcagccagccagcagacCATTGCTGCACTGAAGCAGGAGATCAGTCATCTTTCACAGAGGCTGGCAACCTACCAGAGTACCAACAGTTGA
- the LOC139762856 gene encoding uncharacterized protein isoform X7, giving the protein MSDDHPSVVPSALAGDTAGVEAALQRGAPVDEVDEGRTALQHAAAEGLCEIVQLLLYWKADYNKKSTSGDDNGGTAVHLAAEAGHTEVLRQLFTAGAHGEALDHKGRRASHRAAARGQQGSLEVLKSYGCNLEARDHGKATPLHHAAFSGDQGLVRWFVQAGVNTMCKDKNGRLPKDVAKRYGHHSVHRYLKDSGSKKNSMFGMPKVRRSMRENSSHQRRVHESAPPQIEATQISQAMSSPSTDSPDVDPPQAVEPRRRTWSLRSSRGRTSLKSQVEDLTELKMRQEEELDFKEEEIAKLQNQLSRVEHEKGQMEEQLRELGHHLDCQQQQLADSVDSQQQIQVLSVQNEEYQNQLAEKLNREVELLEQDAFHKETIEKLTKEIEHLSLELKTNEEKLLQSQQEASSETDDDEEENSAASKIASLMNEVEHLTYMLNETGQTAISSQEKLEKKIATLKEEDEINKNTIAVLSEKLREAEEKGVSSPDQDERLKELQEQDEVNKHTIATLNAKLQHMMQNLNDQDNKMLTLHKQQHARIEELTEQAEKDQKTISTLMKNADQLSQKLKENQETVSWYQLKEKEHEEREKVSHQTIISLKGEMDNVIQRQETDQQKMPYERGATVVALQKREAAQKQTIKALENRLNHLTQKMADAEQASLTVQKEQLETINSLQQRVEQLMQQNSGSGGLEQDDQAKLQEFMEEDYRNKLVIDALNKKVDQLSGELKKNYSNFFSWQAQQKENDKEHEEREAASQQTIAALKQEISHLSQRLATYQSTNS; this is encoded by the exons ATGAGTGACGACCATCCCTCAGTG GTGCCGAGTGCTCTGGCTGGAGACACAGCTGGGGTGGAGGCAGCACTGCAGAGAGGTGCCCCGGTGGATGAAGTGGATGAAGGTCGCACGGCTCTGCAGCATGCTGCCGCTGAGGGTCTCTGTGAGATTGTGCAGCTCCTCCTTTACTGGAAAGCTGACTACAACAAAAAAAGTACAAGTGGTGATGACAATG GCGGGACAGCAGTACATCTAGCAGCTGAGGCAGGTCATACAGAGGTCCTCAGGCAGCTGTTTACAGCCGGTGCTCATGGGGAGGCTCTGGACCATAAAG GACGAAGAGCATCACACAGGGCAGCTGCCCGAGGCCAGCAGGGGTCCCTGGAAGTACTGAAGAGCTATGGCTGTAACCTAGAGGCTCGTGACCATGGGAAGGCCACACCTCTCCACCATGCTGCCTTCAGTGGTGACCAAGGATTGGTGAGGTGGTTCGTGCAGGCTGGTGTCAACACTATGTGTAAGGATAAGAATGGTCGTCTGCCCAAGGATGTGGCCAAGCGATATGGCCATCACAGTGTTCATCGGTATCTGAAGGACTCTGGCTCAAAGAAGAACAGTATG TTTGGTATGCCGAAAGTACGCAGGAGTATGAGGGAAAATAGCAGCCATCAACGCAGGGTACACGAGAGCGCCCCACCGCAAATAGAAGCAACACAGATATCACAAGCCATGAGCTCACCCTCTACAGATTCTCCAGATGTTGACCCGCCACAG GCTGTAGAGCCGCGGCGCAGAACTTGGAGCTTGAGGTCATCAAGGGGCAGGACCAGCCTTAAGAGCCAAGTAGAAGACCTAACAGAACTCAAG ATGAGGCAAGAGGAGGAACTGGATTTCAAAGAAGAGGAAATTGCGAAACTTCAGAATCAGCTGAGCCGTGTGGAGCATGAAAAG GGTCAGATGGAGGAGCAGTTGAGGGAGCTGGGTCATCACCTTGACTGTCAGCAGCAACAACTTGCGGATTCAGTTGACTCACAACAACAAATCCAGGTGCTCTCTGTACAAAACGAGGAGTACCAAAATCAGCTG GCTGAAAAACTGAATAGAGAGGTTGAACTGCTGGAGCAGGATGCTTTTCACAAGGAGACTATTGAGAAACTCACCAAGGAGATTGAACATCTTTCACTGGAACtgaaaacaaacgaagaaaaactTCTCCAGAGTCAA CAGGAGGCCTCAtctgaaactgatgatgatgaagaagagaacTCGGCTGCCTCCAAAATTGCTTCATTGATGAATGAGGTGGAACATTTGACGtacatgttaaatgaaactgGCCAGACAGCAATCAGTAGTCAG gaaaaactggagaagaaAATAGCTACATTGAAGGAAGAAGATGAGATCAACAAGAATACCATTGCTGTGTTGTCAGAGAAGCTGCGAGAAGCTGAGGAGAAAGGGGTTAGCAGCCCT GATCAGGATGAAAGGCTTAAGGAACTGCAAGAGCAGGATGAGGTCAACAAGCACACCATAGCAACTCTCAATGCAAAATTACAACATATGATGCAGAATCTGAACGACCAAGACAACAAGATGCTAACTTTACAT AAGCAGCAGCATGCAAGAATAGAAGAACTGACAGAGCAAGCTGAAAAGGATCAGAAAACCATCTCTACTCTCATGAAAAATGCCGATCAACTGTCACAAAAACTGAAAGAGAACCAAGAAACTGTTTCTTGGTATCAG CTGAAAGAAAAGGAGCATGAGGAACGTGAGAAGGTCAGCCACCAGACTATCATTTCACTGAAGGGGGAGATGGATAATGTGATCCAGAGGCAGGAGACTGACCAACAGAAAATGCCG TATGAGCGGGGTGCAACAGTGGTGGCACTACAGAAGAGGGAGGCAGCCCAGAAGCAAACCATCAAAGCCCTGGAGAACAGATTGAACCACCTGACACAAAAGATGGCAGATGCCGAGCAGGCATCACTGACTGTTCAG AAGGAGCAGCTGGAGACCATCAACTCACTCCAACAACGGGTGGAGCAGCTGATGCAACAGAATAGTGGATCAGGTGGCCTGGAACAG GATGATCAGGCAAAATTACAAGAATTTATGGAAGAAGACTATAGGAATAAGCTTGTCATAGATGCACTAAATAAAAAGGTTGATCAACTGTCGGGTGAGCTGAAGAAGAATTATTCAAATTTCTTCTCTTGGCAG GCTCagcagaaagaaaatgataaagaacaTGAGGAGcgtgaggcagccagccagcagacCATTGCTGCACTGAAGCAGGAGATCAGTCATCTTTCACAGAGGCTGGCAACCTACCAGAGTACCAACAGTTGA
- the LOC139762856 gene encoding uncharacterized protein isoform X2, with protein sequence MSDDHPSVVPSALAGDTAGVEAALQRGAPVDEVDEGRTALQHAAAEGLCEIVQLLLYWKADYNKKSTSGDDNGGTAVHLAAEAGHTEVLRQLFTAGAHGEALDHKGRRASHRAAARGQQGSLEVLKSYGCNLEARDHGKATPLHHAAFSGDQGLVRWFVQAGVNTMCKDKNGRLPKDVAKRYGHHSVHRYLKDSGSKKNSMFGMPKVRRSMRENSSHQRRVHESAPPQIEATQISQAMSSPSTDSPDVDPPQVELPSIEAAAPLVSSTVKPSQEDARVSDGSLSPPDSPTRRVVELRAVEPRRRTWSLRSSRGRTSLKSQVEDLTELKMRQEEELDFKEEEIAKLQNQLSRVEHEKGQMEEQLRELGHHLDCQQQQLADSVDSQQQIQVLSVQNEEYQNQLAEKLNREVELLEQDAFHKETIEKLTKEIEHLSLELKTNEEKLLQSQEASSETDDDEEENSAASKIASLMNEVEHLTYMLNETGQTAISSQEKLEKKIATLKEEDEINKNTIAVLSEKLREAEEKGVSSPDQDERLKELQEQDEVNKHTIATLNAKLQHMMQNLNDQDNKMLTLHKQQHARIEELTEQAEKDQKTISTLMKNADQLSQKLKENQETVSWYQYIPYFDYERHHSHLQAQLQLKEKEHEEREKVSHQTIISLKGEMDNVIQRQETDQQKMPYERGATVVALQKREAAQKQTIKALENRLNHLTQKMADAEQASLTVQKEQLETINSLQQRVEQLMQQNSGSGGLEQDDQAKLQEFMEEDYRNKLVIDALNKKVDQLSGELKKNYSNFFSWQAQQKENDKEHEEREAASQQTIAALKQEISHLSQRLATYQSTNS encoded by the exons ATGAGTGACGACCATCCCTCAGTG GTGCCGAGTGCTCTGGCTGGAGACACAGCTGGGGTGGAGGCAGCACTGCAGAGAGGTGCCCCGGTGGATGAAGTGGATGAAGGTCGCACGGCTCTGCAGCATGCTGCCGCTGAGGGTCTCTGTGAGATTGTGCAGCTCCTCCTTTACTGGAAAGCTGACTACAACAAAAAAAGTACAAGTGGTGATGACAATG GCGGGACAGCAGTACATCTAGCAGCTGAGGCAGGTCATACAGAGGTCCTCAGGCAGCTGTTTACAGCCGGTGCTCATGGGGAGGCTCTGGACCATAAAG GACGAAGAGCATCACACAGGGCAGCTGCCCGAGGCCAGCAGGGGTCCCTGGAAGTACTGAAGAGCTATGGCTGTAACCTAGAGGCTCGTGACCATGGGAAGGCCACACCTCTCCACCATGCTGCCTTCAGTGGTGACCAAGGATTGGTGAGGTGGTTCGTGCAGGCTGGTGTCAACACTATGTGTAAGGATAAGAATGGTCGTCTGCCCAAGGATGTGGCCAAGCGATATGGCCATCACAGTGTTCATCGGTATCTGAAGGACTCTGGCTCAAAGAAGAACAGTATG TTTGGTATGCCGAAAGTACGCAGGAGTATGAGGGAAAATAGCAGCCATCAACGCAGGGTACACGAGAGCGCCCCACCGCAAATAGAAGCAACACAGATATCACAAGCCATGAGCTCACCCTCTACAGATTCTCCAGATGTTGACCCGCCACAGGTGGAGTTGCCTTCCATTGAGGCTGCTGCACCATTAGTTTCCTCCACAGTAAAGCCTTCGCAGGAAGATGCCAGAGTATCAGATGGATCCTTATCACCGCCAGACTCCCCCACTCGCAGAGTTGTAGAATTAAGG GCTGTAGAGCCGCGGCGCAGAACTTGGAGCTTGAGGTCATCAAGGGGCAGGACCAGCCTTAAGAGCCAAGTAGAAGACCTAACAGAACTCAAG ATGAGGCAAGAGGAGGAACTGGATTTCAAAGAAGAGGAAATTGCGAAACTTCAGAATCAGCTGAGCCGTGTGGAGCATGAAAAG GGTCAGATGGAGGAGCAGTTGAGGGAGCTGGGTCATCACCTTGACTGTCAGCAGCAACAACTTGCGGATTCAGTTGACTCACAACAACAAATCCAGGTGCTCTCTGTACAAAACGAGGAGTACCAAAATCAGCTG GCTGAAAAACTGAATAGAGAGGTTGAACTGCTGGAGCAGGATGCTTTTCACAAGGAGACTATTGAGAAACTCACCAAGGAGATTGAACATCTTTCACTGGAACtgaaaacaaacgaagaaaaactTCTCCAGAGTCAA GAGGCCTCAtctgaaactgatgatgatgaagaagagaacTCGGCTGCCTCCAAAATTGCTTCATTGATGAATGAGGTGGAACATTTGACGtacatgttaaatgaaactgGCCAGACAGCAATCAGTAGTCAG gaaaaactggagaagaaAATAGCTACATTGAAGGAAGAAGATGAGATCAACAAGAATACCATTGCTGTGTTGTCAGAGAAGCTGCGAGAAGCTGAGGAGAAAGGGGTTAGCAGCCCT GATCAGGATGAAAGGCTTAAGGAACTGCAAGAGCAGGATGAGGTCAACAAGCACACCATAGCAACTCTCAATGCAAAATTACAACATATGATGCAGAATCTGAACGACCAAGACAACAAGATGCTAACTTTACAT AAGCAGCAGCATGCAAGAATAGAAGAACTGACAGAGCAAGCTGAAAAGGATCAGAAAACCATCTCTACTCTCATGAAAAATGCCGATCAACTGTCACAAAAACTGAAAGAGAACCAAGAAACTGTTTCTTGGTATCAG TATATCCCATACTTTGACTATGAGAGACATCACAGTCATCTGCAAGCCCAATTGCAGCTGAAAGAAAAGGAGCATGAGGAACGTGAGAAGGTCAGCCACCAGACTATCATTTCACTGAAGGGGGAGATGGATAATGTGATCCAGAGGCAGGAGACTGACCAACAGAAAATGCCG TATGAGCGGGGTGCAACAGTGGTGGCACTACAGAAGAGGGAGGCAGCCCAGAAGCAAACCATCAAAGCCCTGGAGAACAGATTGAACCACCTGACACAAAAGATGGCAGATGCCGAGCAGGCATCACTGACTGTTCAG AAGGAGCAGCTGGAGACCATCAACTCACTCCAACAACGGGTGGAGCAGCTGATGCAACAGAATAGTGGATCAGGTGGCCTGGAACAG GATGATCAGGCAAAATTACAAGAATTTATGGAAGAAGACTATAGGAATAAGCTTGTCATAGATGCACTAAATAAAAAGGTTGATCAACTGTCGGGTGAGCTGAAGAAGAATTATTCAAATTTCTTCTCTTGGCAG GCTCagcagaaagaaaatgataaagaacaTGAGGAGcgtgaggcagccagccagcagacCATTGCTGCACTGAAGCAGGAGATCAGTCATCTTTCACAGAGGCTGGCAACCTACCAGAGTACCAACAGTTGA
- the LOC139762856 gene encoding uncharacterized protein isoform X4 translates to MSDDHPSVVPSALAGDTAGVEAALQRGAPVDEVDEGRTALQHAAAEGLCEIVQLLLYWKADYNKKSTSGDDNGGTAVHLAAEAGHTEVLRQLFTAGAHGEALDHKGRRASHRAAARGQQGSLEVLKSYGCNLEARDHGKATPLHHAAFSGDQGLVRWFVQAGVNTMCKDKNGRLPKDVAKRYGHHSVHRYLKDSGSKKNSMFGMPKVRRSMRENSSHQRRVHESAPPQIEATQISQAMSSPSTDSPDVDPPQVELPSIEAAAPLVSSTVKPSQEDARVSDGSLSPPDSPTRRVVELRAVEPRRRTWSLRSSRGRTSLKSQVEDLTELKMRQEEELDFKEEEIAKLQNQLSRVEHEKGQMEEQLRELGHHLDCQQQQLADSVDSQQQIQVLSVQNEEYQNQLAEKLNREVELLEQDAFHKETIEKLTKEIEHLSLELKTNEEKLLQSQQEASSETDDDEEENSAASKIASLMNEVEHLTYMLNETGQTAISSQEKLEKKIATLKEEDEINKNTIAVLSEKLREAEEKGVSSPDQDERLKELQEQDEVNKHTIATLNAKLQHMMQNLNDQDNKMLTLHKQQHARIEELTEQAEKDQKTISTLMKNADQLSQKLKENQETVSWYQLKEKEHEEREKVSHQTIISLKGEMDNVIQRQETDQQKMPYERGATVVALQKREAAQKQTIKALENRLNHLTQKMADAEQASLTVQKEQLETINSLQQRVEQLMQQNSGSGGLEQDDQAKLQEFMEEDYRNKLVIDALNKKVDQLSGELKKNYSNFFSWQAQQKENDKEHEEREAASQQTIAALKQEISHLSQRLATYQSTNS, encoded by the exons ATGAGTGACGACCATCCCTCAGTG GTGCCGAGTGCTCTGGCTGGAGACACAGCTGGGGTGGAGGCAGCACTGCAGAGAGGTGCCCCGGTGGATGAAGTGGATGAAGGTCGCACGGCTCTGCAGCATGCTGCCGCTGAGGGTCTCTGTGAGATTGTGCAGCTCCTCCTTTACTGGAAAGCTGACTACAACAAAAAAAGTACAAGTGGTGATGACAATG GCGGGACAGCAGTACATCTAGCAGCTGAGGCAGGTCATACAGAGGTCCTCAGGCAGCTGTTTACAGCCGGTGCTCATGGGGAGGCTCTGGACCATAAAG GACGAAGAGCATCACACAGGGCAGCTGCCCGAGGCCAGCAGGGGTCCCTGGAAGTACTGAAGAGCTATGGCTGTAACCTAGAGGCTCGTGACCATGGGAAGGCCACACCTCTCCACCATGCTGCCTTCAGTGGTGACCAAGGATTGGTGAGGTGGTTCGTGCAGGCTGGTGTCAACACTATGTGTAAGGATAAGAATGGTCGTCTGCCCAAGGATGTGGCCAAGCGATATGGCCATCACAGTGTTCATCGGTATCTGAAGGACTCTGGCTCAAAGAAGAACAGTATG TTTGGTATGCCGAAAGTACGCAGGAGTATGAGGGAAAATAGCAGCCATCAACGCAGGGTACACGAGAGCGCCCCACCGCAAATAGAAGCAACACAGATATCACAAGCCATGAGCTCACCCTCTACAGATTCTCCAGATGTTGACCCGCCACAGGTGGAGTTGCCTTCCATTGAGGCTGCTGCACCATTAGTTTCCTCCACAGTAAAGCCTTCGCAGGAAGATGCCAGAGTATCAGATGGATCCTTATCACCGCCAGACTCCCCCACTCGCAGAGTTGTAGAATTAAGG GCTGTAGAGCCGCGGCGCAGAACTTGGAGCTTGAGGTCATCAAGGGGCAGGACCAGCCTTAAGAGCCAAGTAGAAGACCTAACAGAACTCAAG ATGAGGCAAGAGGAGGAACTGGATTTCAAAGAAGAGGAAATTGCGAAACTTCAGAATCAGCTGAGCCGTGTGGAGCATGAAAAG GGTCAGATGGAGGAGCAGTTGAGGGAGCTGGGTCATCACCTTGACTGTCAGCAGCAACAACTTGCGGATTCAGTTGACTCACAACAACAAATCCAGGTGCTCTCTGTACAAAACGAGGAGTACCAAAATCAGCTG GCTGAAAAACTGAATAGAGAGGTTGAACTGCTGGAGCAGGATGCTTTTCACAAGGAGACTATTGAGAAACTCACCAAGGAGATTGAACATCTTTCACTGGAACtgaaaacaaacgaagaaaaactTCTCCAGAGTCAA CAGGAGGCCTCAtctgaaactgatgatgatgaagaagagaacTCGGCTGCCTCCAAAATTGCTTCATTGATGAATGAGGTGGAACATTTGACGtacatgttaaatgaaactgGCCAGACAGCAATCAGTAGTCAG gaaaaactggagaagaaAATAGCTACATTGAAGGAAGAAGATGAGATCAACAAGAATACCATTGCTGTGTTGTCAGAGAAGCTGCGAGAAGCTGAGGAGAAAGGGGTTAGCAGCCCT GATCAGGATGAAAGGCTTAAGGAACTGCAAGAGCAGGATGAGGTCAACAAGCACACCATAGCAACTCTCAATGCAAAATTACAACATATGATGCAGAATCTGAACGACCAAGACAACAAGATGCTAACTTTACAT AAGCAGCAGCATGCAAGAATAGAAGAACTGACAGAGCAAGCTGAAAAGGATCAGAAAACCATCTCTACTCTCATGAAAAATGCCGATCAACTGTCACAAAAACTGAAAGAGAACCAAGAAACTGTTTCTTGGTATCAG CTGAAAGAAAAGGAGCATGAGGAACGTGAGAAGGTCAGCCACCAGACTATCATTTCACTGAAGGGGGAGATGGATAATGTGATCCAGAGGCAGGAGACTGACCAACAGAAAATGCCG TATGAGCGGGGTGCAACAGTGGTGGCACTACAGAAGAGGGAGGCAGCCCAGAAGCAAACCATCAAAGCCCTGGAGAACAGATTGAACCACCTGACACAAAAGATGGCAGATGCCGAGCAGGCATCACTGACTGTTCAG AAGGAGCAGCTGGAGACCATCAACTCACTCCAACAACGGGTGGAGCAGCTGATGCAACAGAATAGTGGATCAGGTGGCCTGGAACAG GATGATCAGGCAAAATTACAAGAATTTATGGAAGAAGACTATAGGAATAAGCTTGTCATAGATGCACTAAATAAAAAGGTTGATCAACTGTCGGGTGAGCTGAAGAAGAATTATTCAAATTTCTTCTCTTGGCAG GCTCagcagaaagaaaatgataaagaacaTGAGGAGcgtgaggcagccagccagcagacCATTGCTGCACTGAAGCAGGAGATCAGTCATCTTTCACAGAGGCTGGCAACCTACCAGAGTACCAACAGTTGA